GCCTGTTTGCCCCCTTTCACTTTCAGGAGACCCCCATGTTGAAATCCCGTTTGCTGCTGCTGTCCACCCTCGCCCTGACCGCCGGTTCGGTCGCGCACGCCGACCTTGCCGACGTTCGCAAGCGCGGCGAACTGCGCGTCGTGATGAGCGGCGAGTACCCGCCCTTCTCGCAGCCTGCCCCCGACGGCTCGCTGACCGGCTTCGACGCCGACGTGGCGCGCGAGATCGCCAAGCGTCTGGGCGTCCGGGCGCGGCTGATCAAGGCCGAGTTCCCCTCCATCATCGCCGGGCTTCAGGCCGGGCAGTTCGACCTCGCCGTCGCCTCGCAGAGCAAGACCCCCGAGCGCGAGCGCGCGGTGGACTTCCTGAGCCGCCCTTACTACTACGACGGCTTCCAGCTGTTCGTGCCCTCGAACTCGTCGGCGCGCAGCCTCGCCGGGCTGGGCGGCAAGCCGGTCGCGGTCGCGCAGGGCACCGTCTTCGAGAAGTTCCTGCGTGACGCCAAGTATCCCAACGTCGCCACCTACAGCGGCGAGCAGGAGATCTTTCTCGCCCTGGGCGCGGGCCGCGCCGCCGGGATGATCACCACCCGCACGGTGGGCAGCGTCGCCGCCAAGAACGGGCAGAAGCTCAAGGCCGCCGGCCCGGTGTTGCAGCAGGACAATCCCTACATCACGCTGGGCAAGAACCAGCCGCAGCTCAAGTCGGCGGTGGAAAAGGCGCTGGCCTCCATGCGCGCCGACGGTACCCTCAAGCGCCTGAGCGTCAAGTACCTCGGCGCCGACGTGACGGTGCCCACCAAGTAACCAGACTGAGCCGGGGAGGCCGGGCCGTGCGGACAAGCCGTGCGGCCCCTTCTGCTGGCCAGACCGCTGCTGCGGCCAGATAAGGAGGCCCCTCATGTTCTCGACGCTGTCCACCGTCTTTACTCCCGACGCCCTCGCGGCGCTGTGGCGCGGCGCGCAGCTCACCCTGTCGCTGACGGTCCTGGCCAGCGTGTTCGGGCTGGTGCTGGGCCTGATCGCCGGGCTAGGGCGGATGTCGCGGCTGGCGCCCGTGCGGTTGCTGGCAGGCGCCTACATCGAGACGTTCCGGGGAACGCCGCTGCTGGTGCAGCTGTTTTTCCTGTTTTTCGCGCTGCCGCAGATCACGGGGGTGTCGCTGCCCGCCTTCAATACGGCGGTGCTGGGCCTGAGCCTCTTTGCCGGGGCCTACGCCGCCGAGATCATCCGGGGCAGCCTGAACGCCGTGGACCGGGGCCAGAGCGAGGCCGCGCGGGCACTGGGATTGAAGCCCGCGCAGGTGCTGCGGCTGGTCCTGATTCCGCAGGCGGCCCGCACCGCCGTGCCCGCGCTGGGCAACCAGTTCATCGGGCTGCTGAAGGATTCCAGCCTCGCCAGCGTGATCACCGTGTCCGAGCTGCTGCTCACCACGCGCGGCCTGGTCTCGATCACCTACCAGCCGGTGCCGCTGTATCTGGCGGTCGCGCTGATCTATTTCCTGCTGTCGAACGTGGCCGCGCGGCTCTTCGCGCTGCTGGAGCGCCGCCTGAACCGGCCTTACCGGGCCAGCGCGGTCTGATCCCCGGCAGGCGGGGGTGGGGTGAGAAGGCCCGGCGACGCGGCTGGGCCTTTCTGCTGTGCGGTCCGCCAGCTCCGCGTCAACCCGAGGTGAACGGGTGCAGCACCGTCAGCAGCGCGGCGCCGCCTTCCAGCCTCGCCCGCACTGCGCCGCCCCGTGCCTCGTTGCTGACGGTCCAGCCGCTGCCCTGCGGCACGTCGGCCTGCTGAAGCGGCCAGCGGACCCCCGTGAGGCTCAGGCCGCGCAGGTCGCTGACCGCGAGCACGCTGAGGGTGGTGCCAGGCGGCAGGTCGAGCCGCACGGGCACTCCAGGGAGCAACGGGTGCCCGCTCTCGTCACCGCTGTGCAGGGTGACGCCCAGGCCCCCGCGCGCCAGCCGCAGCCCGCCCAGCGCCAGCGCCGCCGCGTGGTCGAAGCGGCCTCCGAAAGCGCCCAGGAAGACCAGCCGGGTCGCGCCCCGTTCGCGCGCCAGCCGCACGGCGAGTTCGGCGTCCGTCTCGTCCTTGGCGGCGGGGTGGACCTCGCGCGGGGCCTCCAGACTCAGCCCGTCCGAGGAATCGAAGTCGCCCACCCAGGCGTCTACGCGCACCCCCAGCGCCGCCGCGTGCCGGGCGCCGCCGTCGGCCGCCACCACGAGGTCGGGGCGGGGCAGGGCCGCGAGCGCGGGCGTGGGCACCAGCCGCCCGCCGACCAGAATCCAGGCGATCACGTCCCCACCCGGTCGTCGGGCAGGGTCAGGACCCGCGCCGGATCCAGCGTCAGCCGCAGCGTGCCCCCCTGAAGCTGCCCCGTTTCCCGCGCGCTGAGGTGCAGCGTCAGCGGCCCGAGGGGATGGGCGACCGCGACCTCCGTCCCGGTGTCGGTCGTCTGGCGGGCGGTGACGGGATGGGGGTCGCCCTCGCCCAGCCGCACGGCGTCCTCGGGAATCAGGTGGGCGGTGCCGCCGGGGCCGGGGAGCACATTGGCGTGACCCAGAAAGGCCGCCACCCACGCCGTCGCGGGCCGCGCGAAGACTTCTGCCGCCGCCCCCACCTGCACCAGCCGCCCCGCCCGCATCACCGCCACCCGCGAGGCGAGCGCCAGGGCCTCGCGCTGGTCGTGGGTGACGAGCAAGACGCCCGCCCCCACCCGCGCGAACAGCCCCCGCAGGTCCGCCCGCAAGCGCGCCCGCAACTGCTCGTCGAGGTTGCTGAGCGGCTCGTCGAGCAGCAGCAGCGGCGAGCCAGTCGCCACCGCCCGCGCCAGGGCCACCCGCTGCGCCTGCCCGCCCGAGAGTTCCGCCGGGCGCCGCGCCCCCAGGGCCTCCAAGCCGACCAGCGCCAGAGCCTCGCGCGCCCGCCGCTCTGCCTCCGCCCGGCCCGCGCCGCGCATCCGGGGACCGTAGGCGACGTTGCCGAGCACGTTCAGGTGCGGAAACAGCGCGTAATCCTGAAAGACCAGGCCGACCTGCCGCTCTTCCGGCGCGAGGGCGGTCACGTCCCGCCCGGCGACCTCCACCCGGCCCGCGCCTACGCGCTCCAGGCCCGCCACGCCGCGCAGCACGGTGCTTTTGCCGCAGCCGCTGGGGCCGAGCAGGGCGACCGTCTCGCCCGGGGCGACCGTCAGGGTCACGTCCTCGGCGGCGACGGTGGGGCCGAAGCGCTTGGAGAAGTGATGCAGGGCGAGGGCGGGGGGAATCAAGCCTCTTTCTCTTCTTTGATCCAAGGGAGGGGCTTTCGTCCGATGCTCTCGTATTTCCAGAGTGCGTTATCCAGTCGGGAAGGAGTAATTTTCATTTCTTCTGCAACCGTAATAATGGCTTTGCGTATAGCAAGTATGTCTTGCGGATTACCATAGCGAAATTTCCAATCCCCTATGTGGCCCATAAGGCGATTTAGGAGAGTATCAACCTTAATGTAATCCTCTCGGCCGAATAGCAAGATTAGATAGCTCGCCAAGACTGACCCCATACCTCTCACGCTTTCCACCAGCCTAAACCCGACAAGTTCTTCAACCTCATACGTAGACAGGCGGTGAAAATCTGCCACATATTCAATATCGTTTTGGATTAAAAATTTCGCGACGTCGTAGGCTACTTCGGCTTTGCGGCGTCCGGACAAAACGCCTAGATTGATCAGAACCTCTGCGGCATACCTCTCGAACTTACCCTCACCAAAGCTATCGACGTCCGCAACAAAGTCGCTGAACGTCCGAATATCTTTTTCCCATCCGTACGCGGCGAACCGTTCAACCATCGGTTTAACTGTGAACTCCCAATTTGCTCTTGGACTAAATACGCAGTCCAGAACGCAATAATTACCGTTGGCATACGTGGCAAAGTTTGGGTCAGGCTGGATATTTTCCTGCTGTACGAAAGCTCGTAGCTTGTCCGTCAGAGGATCAGTCATGCCCAATTCTCTCACGTCACTTCCCCCTCCCCGCCGTCCAGCAGCGTGAAGGCCAGCGCCGCGAGCAGCAGCAGCACCGTCGCCAGCGCGCAGGCCTCGCCCAGGTTGCGCTCGCCGGGGCGACCCAGGCGCTCGTACAGGCCCACGCTGAGGGTCGCCCACTCGGGCCGGGTCAGGACCAGCGTGGCCCCGAACTCGCCCAGTACGGTGGCGAGGGCCAGCGCGGCGCCGCCCCGCAGCGCCGGAAGGGTGAGCGGCCAGGTCACGGTGCGGTGCGCGGCCCATCCACTTGCGCCCAGGCTCCGCGCGGCCTCGGTCAGCCGGGACGGCAGCGCCCGCAGCGCGGGCAGCAGGCTGCGGGTCACCAGCGGAAACCCCAGCAGCGTGTACGCCGCGATCAGGAGCGGCAGCGTGGCGCTCAGCACCGGGTAGGCCAGCAGGTAGCCCACGGCCAGGCTGACCGGCGAGACCATCAGCGGCAGCAGCGAGAGCAGGTCGAGCGTCCGCGAGCGCGCCAGCCAGGCGCCGACCGCGTGCAACCCGCCCAGCAGCACGGCGCCGATCAGCCCCAGTACCCCGAAGCGCAGGGTGTTGCCCAGCAGCAGCGGGGTGTCCGGGTCGGTCAGGATGCCGCTCCAGTAGCCCAGCGTCGGCCCGCCCGACCCCAGCAGCCCGCGCGCCACCACGGCGCAGAGAGGGCCAAAGCAGATCAGCCCCACGGCGGCCAGCAGCGCCCCCAGCAGCAGGGCCGTTCCCCCCCGCGCCGCCGGAAGCCCCCGCGTGGGCACGCCCACCCCGCCGCGCGGCAGCCGCACGTAGGACCAGGTGGCCGCCAGCGTCAGAAGGAGCTGCCCGGCGATCAGGGCGCTGGCCTCGCTCAGCCGCAGCTGGTAGGCGGTCAGGGTGTAGATCTCGACCTCCAGCGTGGCGTAGCGCTCGCCGCCCAGCGCCAGCGGCAGCCCGAAACTCAGCGCCGAATACAGGAAGACCAGGATGAACCCGGCGGCGAGGCCCGGCAGCGCCAGCGGCAGCGCGACCGTCCAGGCCGCCCGCCATCCTGAGGCCCCCAGCGTCCGCGCCGCCCCCGTGAGCTGCGGCGGCACCCGTGAGAAGCCGCCGTACCCCAGCCGAACCATCACCGGCAGGTTGAAAAAGAGATTTCCCAGGATCAGCAGCGCGGGCGTCTCCTCCAGGTCGAGGCCCAGCGGGCGGCTGACCCACCCCTGCGGTCCCAGCAGTGCCGAGAGGCCCAGCACGGCCACCAGCGTCGGCGTCACGAAGGGGAGCAGCAGCAGGCGCAGCAGCAGGCCCTTGCCGGGAACGGCGTAACGCGACAGCAGGTAGGCGAGGGGGCCTCCCAGCGCCAGGGCGATCAGGGCGGAGGCGCCCGCCTGGGTCAGGGTCCAGGTCAGGCGGCCCAGGAAGTAGGGGTCCTGCCAGACGGCCAGGTTGACGCCGCCCTCGGCCAAGGTACGGGCGAGGGGGAGGGCGAGCAGGAGGAGCAGGAAAAGGAGGGGGGGGAGGGCGAGGAGCCAGCCTCTGATCGGAGGGGTCATGGGATGTGCGGAGGGGCCAGGCATCTTGATTCGGTTGGCCCCCACCCCCAGCCCCTCCCCCCAAAGGGGGCAGGGGAGCGAAGCGCTGCGCTCGGCAAGGACAAATGGGCGGCGCTGGTGGGCGTGGCTTTCGGCCGGAATGTTTGATCTCGGTGCATTCCCGTCGCGGCCACCGTCTCGCTGTGCGAGCCGACGTGGGGAAGGCGGTGCGGACTCGATTCGCCCACACCTGTGCGGCGTTCGCTGTGCCCGTTTTTGAGGAGGCTCAAGCTTGAGCGCCGTTGCTCCCTCTCCCCTCGTGGGACTGGTACAGCTCCGAAGGAGAGAGGGCTGGGGTGAGGGGGCGTGTGACCAGCGTCAGCTTCCCTCACCGCGCCCGCAGCACCTGCGTCACCCAGGCGTCGATCAGCCGCTGTGGGTTGGCCGTCACGCTGGCCTTGACTGGAGCCACCTCGGGCTTCTCGGCAAAGCGGAAGACGGGGTCGAGGGGGGTGCCGCTTACGGCGGGGTAAACCCACATGCGGGTGGGAATGTCGGCCTGCACCCTGGCCGAGAGCATGAAGTCCACGAACCGGCGGGCGAGCGCGGGCTGCTTGGTGCCCTTCAAGATGCCCACGCCTTCGAGTTGCAAGAAGGTGCTGCCCGGCAGGAAGAGGTTGGCGGTCGGCGCCTGGGCGGGGAGTTTTTTGGGGTCGTAGGCGTCCGCGTAGTAGACCTCGGCGGCGGGGCTGCTCGCGTAGCTCAGGACGATGGGGTATTTCCCACCGTTGCGCGTGAACTCCTTGTTGTAGGCGTCCGACCAGCCGCGCGTGACTTTCAGGCCATTCGCACGGGCTTCCCGCCACCACGCCCAGGCGCCCGCCTCGCCGTAGTGGTTCACGGTGGCGAGCAGGAAAGCCAGCCCGGGGCTGCTCGTCGCGGGGGAGGGGACCACCGTCAGCCGGGCGTACTGGGGCTTTTTCAGGTCGTCGAGGGTCCTGGGCAGCGGCAGGCCCGTCTTGGCCCAGGCCGCGCGGTCGTAGTTCAGCGCCACGAGGCCGGAGTCCACCGTGTTCAGCAGACCCGCGCCGTCCAGGCGGGAGGCGGCGGGCACCCGCGCCAGCGCGGGCGAGCGGTAGGCCTCCAGAATCCCGGCGGCCCTCGCGCGGGGCAGCGCCGCGTTGTCCAGCCCGTACACCACGTCGGCCACGGGCGCGCGGCGGGTCAGGATCAGGCGGTTGAGCAGTTCGCCCGCGTCCCCGCCCCTTACGAAGCGTACGCGGGCGCCGTTTTCCCGCTCGAACTGCGCGACCAACTTCTTATCCACGTCGAAGGAATCGTGGGTGACCACCGTCAGGGTGGTCTGGGCCTGGGCGGCTCCCGCGAGCAGCAGGCCGAGCATCAGTGTCTTGCGCATAAAAAATCCCCCCCGCGTCACGAGGGGAAGCCGAGGAAGGCACGCGCTGGGCGGCCCTTCCGTCACGCTCCCTCCGCCGGAATGACCCGGTTCAGGTTCCTGGGGTGTGATCTCAGCCCTCTCCATGTGAGGAGGGCACCCCCGGTGACGCAGGGAGCAGCATAGCGCACGGGCTAAAGTGGCGCGGTGATAACGCTTGTCGTGTGGCTGGTCGTGCGGAGCGCCTCCGGCCGGGTGCTGCTGGGGCGGCGTTCGGGCACCACGGTGGCGGACGGCCTCTGGAACCTGCCCGGCGGCGCGGTGGAATCCGGCGAGGCCCTGCTGGATGCCGTGACCCGTGAAGCGCGGGAGGAAGTCGGGCTGCGGGTGGACCCGGCGGCGCTGCGTTCGCTGGGCGTCTCGCGCTACGACGTGCCGGGCCTGGGCGGTCCCCTGCGGGGGGTGGATTTCCTCTTTCTGGCCGAGGCCTGGGAGGGCGAGCCGACGCCGCTCGACAAGACCTCCGAGGTGGGCTGGTTCGATCCCGAGGCCCTGCCGCAGGGCTGCCTGCCGTGGCTGCCCGGCGTGCTGGCCGCCCACCTCACAGGCGGCGCCCGCCTCTCTGAGCAGCTTCACGGCTTGGACGGGGTCCGGGTGTACCCGGCGGGATAGCGCCACCGTTGAGGGTTGCCTGCCCCCGTCCCCGTGGCGCTGCCCGGAAGGTTGGGAGGTCCGCCTCTACCCCGCCCAGGCGCCTGCCTCGCGCGCGGCCGCCACGCGCCCCGGCTGCGTCTTGGCCTCCGCGACGATGGCGAACCGCGCCACCCGGCCCACCGCATCGAAGCCCAGGACCACGGCCCAGACGGTCCCCGGGTCGCGCCCGAACGTCGCGCTGCGGACGTAGTAGGTCACGCCGCCCTGGGTAAACGTGCGCTCGCGCAGCACCCGCCGCTCGGCGCCGTAGGTCCGCAGGCCCGCTTCCCGGTAGGCCCGGAAGGCGGCGAGGGGTCCCCACTCGGCCTGCATCTGCGGCGTGAAGCTCTGCCACAGCCGCTCGACCCGCAGCGCGTAGAAGTCGGCCACCAGCGCCCGCCCACGGGTCAGGGCCGCGCGCTCGGCGGCGGTGGCGGCCGGGAGCGCGGGCAGGGCCGTCTGCCCCGCTCCCGCCGGGGCGGCCAGCGCGAGGCCGCAGGACAGGCAGCACGCGGTCAAGAGTTGCCAGAAAGGGGTCATGCTCCAGCGTAGGCAACCGGGTCCGGGGCGGGGTGTCAGGCGGACGACGATTGGGAAAACTGCTCGGCCTCGATCAGCATCTGCTCGATCACCACGGCCACGCCGTCCTCCTCGTTCGTCAGGGTCACCTCGTCTGCCGCCGCCAGCGCCTCCGGCTCCGCGTTGCCCATCGCCACGCCGCGCCCGGCCCAGGCAAGCAGCTCGGCGTCGTTGGGGGCGTCTCCGAAAGCCAGGACCTCCTCGCGCCTAATGCCCAGACGAGTGCAGAGCCGCTCCAGCCCCCACGCCTTGCTGACCCCCTCGGCCAGCACTTCCAGAAAAGGCGACCCGGAGTGCGTGACCGCGAAGCCGCCAAGCTTCAGCGCCCGCAGTTCGCCCAACAGCTCGCGTGGCGTCACGGCCGCGTGCCGCACGATGAATTTGAGGCTGGGGGCGGCCAGCACGGCGTCGAGATCGTGTCCTCCCAGCTCGCCCGGTTCGCGCTTGTGGTCCTCATAACGGGCCAGGGCTGCGTAGCCCTCCTGCGCGACGTAGACCTCGCCGCCCTCCCTGACGCTCAAGAACAGCACGCCGGGGACCCGCTGGGTCAGCCCCCACGCCAAGGCACGCTGCGCCGCCGCGCTGACGTGCGCCTCGAACAGCACCTCGCCCGTGCCCAGGTGGACGCCATAGGCGCCGTTGGCGCACAGGGCGTACCCGTCAAATCCCGCCGCCTCCGCGATACGCCTCACCCCGCGCGGTTGCCGGGCCGTGACCGGAACGACGTGAATTCCGGCCGTCCTGGCCGCGTCCAGCGCCGCCCGCGTGCGCGCGCTCACGGTCCGGTCGGGGCGCAGCAGCGTGCCGTCGAGGTCGGTGGCGATCAGGCGGATCACGGCTGTAGGGTAAGAGAAAAGGTCGTGCCTGGGAGGCGACATCACGACCGTCTGTCACCGCGAAAGACACCCTGCCCGGTCCCACTGACTGCCCCTCGCGCTGAAAACAGAGGTGGACGGGGAACGCCTGCGCTTCCGCACGGCCCGCTGGGGGCGCTGGCGAGAACGGCCCCTCTCTGCCATCTGGGCTGCCGAAGCAGTCCGCTTGAGCGTCTGGGGCCAGCCCGTGGGGTACGAGCTGTCTTTCGGGGCAGAAGAAACCTATGACGTTCTCAGCGGGAAGGGCGTCTGCGTGCGGGCCGCATGCTGACCCTGGGCACAGGCGACCCCGCCGGGCTGCGGCGGGCGTTTCAGCCCCCGCTGAAGGTTGAGCGCTGAAGGCTCAGCGCGCCTCCAGCACCACCACCGCCGAGGCGTGTTCCTTCGTGTGCGTCAGCGTCAGGTGGACCACCCAGCCGCGCGCTTCCAGCTCCGCCGCGATCTCAGGGCAAAAGCCCAGCACCGGGGGCGCGAAGGGAAAGGGGCCGTCCGGCGTGCGCTCGCGCTCGACCCACACGTCGCGCCACCCGTGCGGACGCGGCCAGACTTTCTGAAAGGCCTCCTTGGCGGCGAAGCGGGCGGCGAAACTGGGCGCGGGGTCCGCCAGCCGGGCGCAGTAGGCGAGTTCGGCGGGGGCGAACAGTTTGAGCGCCCGGTCGCCCTCGCGGGCGAGCATTCCGCGCACGCGCTCGATCTCGATCAGGTCATGGCCGACGGCGACGATCACCCCGCCATGCTGCCACGCGGCCGGGTACCGGGCTGGGCCGCCGTATCCTGACCGCCGATGCCCGCGCCTCCTGACCCACTGTTTCCCGATCCCTGGCTGCCCACCGTGGCGGGCGTGCTGCGCGCGGGCGAGGCGCGCTGGCGGGCCGCCGGGGTCACGCGCGTGCGGGTCTTCGGCTCGGTGGCGCGCGGCGAGGCCGACGGGTCTGCCGACATCGACCTGCTGGTGGACCTGACCGCCGAGGCGGGCCTGCTGGACCTGATGCGCGTCAAGGAAATCTTCGAGGACCTGCTGCGCCGCCGGGTGGACGTGCTCACCGAGGGCGCGCTCAGGGCACCCCTGCGCGGCGAGATTCTGGCCGACGCGGTGGACGTGTTCGCCCTGCCCGACCCGCTCCGGCGCTCGCACCGCTCCAAACGCTGGCGCTGGCGGGTGTTCGACCTGCTTGGCGCCCTCGACCGGGTGGCGGCCTACACGGCGGGGCACACCCTGACCACCTTCCTGGCCGACGAACGCACCCGCGACGCCGTGCTGCGTAACCTCTCGCGGCTGGGCGAGACGACCAAGTTCATTCCCCAGAGCGTGCAAGACCGCACGCCCGAGGTGCCCTGGGCGCTGCTGCGCGACATTCGCAACCTCGTCGCGCACGACTACTTCGGCATCGATCCCCGGCTGGTGTGGCACACGGCCCGGGTGGACCTGCCCGCGCAGCGGCCCAGCCTT
Above is a genomic segment from Deinococcus budaensis containing:
- a CDS encoding transporter substrate-binding domain-containing protein, with product MLKSRLLLLSTLALTAGSVAHADLADVRKRGELRVVMSGEYPPFSQPAPDGSLTGFDADVAREIAKRLGVRARLIKAEFPSIIAGLQAGQFDLAVASQSKTPERERAVDFLSRPYYYDGFQLFVPSNSSARSLAGLGGKPVAVAQGTVFEKFLRDAKYPNVATYSGEQEIFLALGAGRAAGMITTRTVGSVAAKNGQKLKAAGPVLQQDNPYITLGKNQPQLKSAVEKALASMRADGTLKRLSVKYLGADVTVPTK
- a CDS encoding amino acid ABC transporter permease, whose product is MFSTLSTVFTPDALAALWRGAQLTLSLTVLASVFGLVLGLIAGLGRMSRLAPVRLLAGAYIETFRGTPLLVQLFFLFFALPQITGVSLPAFNTAVLGLSLFAGAYAAEIIRGSLNAVDRGQSEAARALGLKPAQVLRLVLIPQAARTAVPALGNQFIGLLKDSSLASVITVSELLLTTRGLVSITYQPVPLYLAVALIYFLLSNVAARLFALLERRLNRPYRASAV
- a CDS encoding thiamine diphosphokinase, yielding MIAWILVGGRLVPTPALAALPRPDLVVAADGGARHAAALGVRVDAWVGDFDSSDGLSLEAPREVHPAAKDETDAELAVRLARERGATRLVFLGAFGGRFDHAAALALGGLRLARGGLGVTLHSGDESGHPLLPGVPVRLDLPPGTTLSVLAVSDLRGLSLTGVRWPLQQADVPQGSGWTVSNEARGGAVRARLEGGAALLTVLHPFTSG
- a CDS encoding ABC transporter ATP-binding protein, which codes for MIPPALALHHFSKRFGPTVAAEDVTLTVAPGETVALLGPSGCGKSTVLRGVAGLERVGAGRVEVAGRDVTALAPEERQVGLVFQDYALFPHLNVLGNVAYGPRMRGAGRAEAERRAREALALVGLEALGARRPAELSGGQAQRVALARAVATGSPLLLLDEPLSNLDEQLRARLRADLRGLFARVGAGVLLVTHDQREALALASRVAVMRAGRLVQVGAAAEVFARPATAWVAAFLGHANVLPGPGGTAHLIPEDAVRLGEGDPHPVTARQTTDTGTEVAVAHPLGPLTLHLSARETGQLQGGTLRLTLDPARVLTLPDDRVGT
- a CDS encoding ABC transporter permease, whose amino-acid sequence is MTPPIRGWLLALPPLLFLLLLLALPLARTLAEGGVNLAVWQDPYFLGRLTWTLTQAGASALIALALGGPLAYLLSRYAVPGKGLLLRLLLLPFVTPTLVAVLGLSALLGPQGWVSRPLGLDLEETPALLILGNLFFNLPVMVRLGYGGFSRVPPQLTGAARTLGASGWRAAWTVALPLALPGLAAGFILVFLYSALSFGLPLALGGERYATLEVEIYTLTAYQLRLSEASALIAGQLLLTLAATWSYVRLPRGGVGVPTRGLPAARGGTALLLGALLAAVGLICFGPLCAVVARGLLGSGGPTLGYWSGILTDPDTPLLLGNTLRFGVLGLIGAVLLGGLHAVGAWLARSRTLDLLSLLPLMVSPVSLAVGYLLAYPVLSATLPLLIAAYTLLGFPLVTRSLLPALRALPSRLTEAARSLGASGWAAHRTVTWPLTLPALRGGAALALATVLGEFGATLVLTRPEWATLSVGLYERLGRPGERNLGEACALATVLLLLAALAFTLLDGGEGEVT
- a CDS encoding thiamine ABC transporter substrate-binding protein, giving the protein MRKTLMLGLLLAGAAQAQTTLTVVTHDSFDVDKKLVAQFERENGARVRFVRGGDAGELLNRLILTRRAPVADVVYGLDNAALPRARAAGILEAYRSPALARVPAASRLDGAGLLNTVDSGLVALNYDRAAWAKTGLPLPRTLDDLKKPQYARLTVVPSPATSSPGLAFLLATVNHYGEAGAWAWWREARANGLKVTRGWSDAYNKEFTRNGGKYPIVLSYASSPAAEVYYADAYDPKKLPAQAPTANLFLPGSTFLQLEGVGILKGTKQPALARRFVDFMLSARVQADIPTRMWVYPAVSGTPLDPVFRFAEKPEVAPVKASVTANPQRLIDAWVTQVLRAR
- a CDS encoding NUDIX domain-containing protein, producing MITLVVWLVVRSASGRVLLGRRSGTTVADGLWNLPGGAVESGEALLDAVTREAREEVGLRVDPAALRSLGVSRYDVPGLGGPLRGVDFLFLAEAWEGEPTPLDKTSEVGWFDPEALPQGCLPWLPGVLAAHLTGGARLSEQLHGLDGVRVYPAG
- a CDS encoding Cof-type HAD-IIB family hydrolase, whose product is MSPPRHDLFSYPTAVIRLIATDLDGTLLRPDRTVSARTRAALDAARTAGIHVVPVTARQPRGVRRIAEAAGFDGYALCANGAYGVHLGTGEVLFEAHVSAAAQRALAWGLTQRVPGVLFLSVREGGEVYVAQEGYAALARYEDHKREPGELGGHDLDAVLAAPSLKFIVRHAAVTPRELLGELRALKLGGFAVTHSGSPFLEVLAEGVSKAWGLERLCTRLGIRREEVLAFGDAPNDAELLAWAGRGVAMGNAEPEALAAADEVTLTNEEDGVAVVIEQMLIEAEQFSQSSSA
- a CDS encoding 4'-phosphopantetheinyl transferase superfamily protein yields the protein MIVAVGHDLIEIERVRGMLAREGDRALKLFAPAELAYCARLADPAPSFAARFAAKEAFQKVWPRPHGWRDVWVERERTPDGPFPFAPPVLGFCPEIAAELEARGWVVHLTLTHTKEHASAVVVLEAR
- a CDS encoding HepT-like ribonuclease domain-containing protein; this encodes MPAPPDPLFPDPWLPTVAGVLRAGEARWRAAGVTRVRVFGSVARGEADGSADIDLLVDLTAEAGLLDLMRVKEIFEDLLRRRVDVLTEGALRAPLRGEILADAVDVFALPDPLRRSHRSKRWRWRVFDLLGALDRVAAYTAGHTLTTFLADERTRDAVLRNLSRLGETTKFIPQSVQDRTPEVPWALLRDIRNLVAHDYFGIDPRLVWHTARVDLPAQRPSLQALADGREEP